A genome region from Thermomonospora amylolytica includes the following:
- a CDS encoding sensor histidine kinase: MAVAETEPAGPRRPPRRRSIRRRITTLLAVPLVSLIALWAYAAVGAVDAALNRYAIANVYDQISAPATAMSAHLQRERALTSVFLSTQGIRGRADLDAQRNRTDAAVAALRAAARGGIDEAVGPRAQEQLDALLNSLNELGVLRAQADARRLDNIQLIEGYGELIEGAFRMYHGQRVDDVEIFQQGRGLITIAWSREYMVRQDALITAVQASGGRLTAAERTALVRWATARQQHLERGMADLNGPPLEAMRAYLQSPDYRRYLEMETALVQGRGLQLPRETDAWTQTVPAVMATLNDMFTKAGLDLERRTSEHGDRIVLQLAAAGGVGLLVVVGSIVMSLLFARRHVQELRELREAADELADERLPDVVGRLRRGEDVDPAETTPLETGRTTEVARVAAAFAKVQRTAVETAVSEAHLRKGVARVFLNLAWRSQSLLHRQLRMLDEMERRVTDPDVLEDLFRIDHLTTRMRRHAEGLIILSGAAPGRGWSRPVPLEDVLRSAAAEVEDFTRVEVVAGTSASLTGAAVADIVHLLAELVENATVFSPPATEVLVRGAMVANGYAIEVIDRGIGIDPHERAALNQRLADPPEFDLADTDRLGLFVVARLAARHGVKVALQESVYGGTCAVVLLPPDLVTEGLPGADDVEPAGELTGPAIPAVPHVPQPSDPLDLPPAPGSIEVPAPRSWFDRPPQLAGPNAANGTGGADRPPPAGAGPAPLPRRIRQANLVPELRGAGPAEPADQADPADPVPDRSAEQSRDLLASLQNGWLRGRADDEDGPEGAADGGAS, encoded by the coding sequence ATGGCTGTCGCCGAAACCGAGCCCGCGGGGCCGAGGCGTCCCCCACGGCGCCGCTCGATCCGCCGCCGCATCACCACGCTGCTGGCCGTGCCGCTGGTCTCGCTGATCGCCCTGTGGGCGTACGCGGCCGTCGGCGCCGTGGACGCGGCGCTCAACCGGTACGCCATCGCCAACGTCTACGACCAGATCAGCGCGCCCGCCACGGCGATGAGCGCGCACCTGCAGCGGGAACGCGCGCTGACCTCGGTCTTCCTCAGCACCCAGGGGATCCGCGGACGGGCCGACCTGGACGCCCAGCGGAACCGGACCGACGCCGCGGTGGCCGCCCTGCGCGCGGCGGCCCGGGGCGGCATCGACGAGGCGGTGGGCCCGCGCGCGCAGGAGCAGCTCGACGCGCTGCTGAACAGCCTGAACGAGCTCGGCGTGCTGCGCGCCCAGGCCGACGCCCGCCGGCTGGACAACATCCAGCTCATCGAGGGCTACGGGGAGCTCATCGAGGGCGCGTTCCGGATGTACCACGGCCAGCGGGTCGACGACGTGGAGATCTTCCAGCAGGGCCGCGGCCTGATCACCATCGCCTGGTCGCGCGAGTACATGGTGCGCCAGGACGCGCTGATCACCGCGGTGCAGGCCAGCGGCGGACGGCTCACCGCCGCCGAGCGCACCGCCCTGGTGCGCTGGGCCACGGCACGCCAGCAGCACCTGGAACGGGGCATGGCCGACCTGAACGGCCCGCCGCTGGAGGCCATGCGCGCCTACCTGCAGTCGCCGGACTACCGCCGGTACCTGGAGATGGAGACGGCGCTGGTCCAGGGACGCGGCCTGCAGCTGCCGCGCGAGACGGACGCCTGGACGCAGACGGTGCCCGCGGTCATGGCCACCCTGAACGACATGTTCACCAAGGCCGGTCTGGACCTGGAGCGCCGGACCTCCGAGCACGGCGACCGGATCGTGCTGCAACTGGCGGCGGCCGGCGGCGTGGGGCTGCTGGTGGTCGTCGGCTCCATCGTGATGTCCCTGCTGTTCGCCCGGCGGCACGTGCAGGAGCTGCGGGAGCTGCGGGAGGCCGCCGACGAGCTGGCCGACGAGCGGCTGCCGGACGTGGTCGGCCGGCTGCGCCGCGGCGAGGACGTGGACCCGGCCGAGACGACCCCGCTGGAGACCGGCCGGACCACCGAGGTGGCCCGGGTGGCGGCGGCGTTCGCCAAGGTGCAGCGCACCGCCGTGGAGACCGCGGTCAGCGAGGCGCACCTGCGCAAGGGCGTCGCCCGGGTGTTCCTCAACCTGGCCTGGCGCAGCCAGTCGCTGCTGCACCGGCAGCTGCGGATGCTGGACGAGATGGAACGCCGGGTCACCGACCCGGACGTGCTGGAGGACCTGTTCCGCATCGACCACCTGACCACCCGGATGCGGCGGCACGCCGAGGGCCTGATCATCCTGTCCGGCGCCGCCCCGGGCCGCGGCTGGAGCCGGCCGGTGCCGCTGGAGGACGTGCTGCGCTCGGCCGCCGCCGAGGTGGAGGACTTCACCCGGGTGGAGGTGGTCGCCGGCACGTCGGCGTCGCTGACCGGCGCGGCGGTCGCCGACATCGTGCACCTGCTGGCCGAGCTGGTGGAGAACGCCACGGTGTTCTCGCCGCCGGCCACCGAGGTGCTGGTGCGCGGCGCGATGGTCGCCAACGGCTACGCGATCGAGGTGATCGACCGGGGCATCGGCATCGACCCGCACGAGCGGGCGGCGCTGAACCAGCGGCTGGCCGATCCCCCGGAGTTCGACCTGGCCGACACCGACCGGCTGGGGCTGTTCGTGGTGGCGCGGCTGGCCGCCCGGCACGGGGTGAAGGTGGCGCTGCAGGAGTCGGTGTACGGCGGGACCTGCGCGGTGGTGCTGCTGCCGCCGGACCTGGTCACCGAGGGGCTGCCCGGGGCCGACGACGTCGAGCCGGCCGGGGAGCTCACCGGCCCGGCCATACCGGCCGTGCCGCACGTGCCGCAGCCGTCCGACCCGCTGGACCTGCCCCCCGCGCCCGGCTCGATCGAGGTCCCCGCGCCCCGGTCGTGGTTCGACAGGCCGCCGCAGCTCGCCGGCCCGAACGCGGCGAACGGGACCGGCGGCGCGGACCGGCCCCCTCCGGCCGGAGCCGGGCCCGCCCCGCTCCCCCGCCGGATCCGGCAGGCCAACCTGGTGCCCGAGCTGCGCGGCGCCGGCCCCGCCGAGCCCGCCGACCAGGCAGACCCGGCGGACCCGGTCCCGGACCGGTCCGCGGAGCAGAGCCGCGACCTGCTGGCCTCGCTGCAGAACGGCTGGCTGCGCGGTCGCGCCGACGACGAGGACGGCCCCGAGGGGGCCGCTGATGGAGGTGCGTCTTGA
- a CDS encoding YlxR family protein, whose protein sequence is MTRGPAAQGAVPCRTCVGCRVRTAKSDLLRLVVVEGEIVPDPRGRLPGRGASIHPDPGCLELAERRRAFPRAFRVPGPLDVRPLREYLEARAGRHADGQR, encoded by the coding sequence ATGACACGTGGCCCGGCCGCTCAGGGTGCTGTTCCATGCCGTACCTGCGTGGGCTGCCGGGTTCGCACGGCCAAGTCCGACCTGCTGCGCCTGGTGGTGGTCGAGGGCGAGATCGTCCCCGACCCCCGCGGACGGCTGCCGGGACGGGGTGCGTCCATACACCCCGATCCGGGATGCCTCGAGCTCGCAGAGCGTCGTCGGGCGTTCCCCAGGGCCTTCCGGGTCCCGGGGCCGCTCGACGTCCGCCCGCTGCGGGAATACCTTGAGGCACGGGCCGGGCGGCATGCGGATGGCCAACGGTAA
- a CDS encoding acyl-CoA dehydrogenase family protein, producing MADGDEGLERFRHEVRSWLEASLSGEFAAARGLGGPGREHEGHEIRHAWERHLGRAGWTCLGWPAEYGGRNATLEEQVVFFEEYARAGAPHRVGHIGEGLIGPTIIDFGTEEHKRRFLPPIRRGEELWCQGYSEPGAGSDLANVQTRAELVGGEWVIHGQKVWTSLAHVADWCFVLCRTEPGSTRHRGLSYLLVPMRQPGIEVRPIVQATGTGEFNEVFFDGARTAAGDVLGAPGDGWRVAMATLGYERGASTLGQQLLFRRELEAVVATARRTGAARDPLLRDRLARAWIELEIMRFNALRTMRSLADGEPGPEVSIAKLYWSEWHRRLGELAVDVQGAAGLLTEPAPPDRYEPTDAQRLFLFSRADTIYAGSSEIQRTIIGERTLGLPREPRG from the coding sequence ATGGCCGACGGCGACGAGGGGCTGGAGCGGTTCCGGCACGAGGTGCGGTCCTGGCTGGAGGCCAGCCTGTCCGGGGAGTTCGCCGCCGCACGGGGGCTGGGCGGACCGGGACGCGAGCACGAGGGCCACGAGATCCGGCACGCCTGGGAGCGGCATCTGGGCCGGGCCGGCTGGACGTGCCTGGGCTGGCCGGCCGAGTACGGCGGGCGGAACGCCACGCTGGAGGAGCAGGTCGTCTTCTTCGAGGAGTACGCGCGGGCGGGCGCGCCGCACCGGGTGGGGCACATCGGCGAGGGGCTGATCGGGCCGACGATCATCGACTTCGGCACCGAGGAGCACAAGCGGCGGTTCCTGCCGCCGATCCGGCGCGGCGAGGAGCTGTGGTGCCAGGGCTACTCCGAGCCCGGCGCCGGGTCGGACCTGGCGAACGTGCAGACCCGGGCCGAACTGGTCGGCGGCGAGTGGGTGATCCACGGGCAGAAGGTGTGGACGTCGCTGGCGCACGTGGCCGACTGGTGCTTCGTGCTGTGCCGCACCGAGCCGGGCAGCACCCGGCACCGCGGGCTGTCGTACCTGCTGGTGCCGATGCGGCAGCCGGGGATCGAGGTCCGGCCGATCGTGCAGGCGACCGGGACCGGCGAGTTCAACGAGGTGTTCTTCGACGGGGCGCGGACCGCCGCGGGCGACGTCCTGGGGGCGCCGGGCGACGGCTGGCGGGTGGCGATGGCGACGCTCGGGTACGAGCGGGGCGCCTCGACGCTGGGTCAGCAGTTGCTGTTCCGCCGTGAGCTGGAGGCGGTCGTCGCCACCGCCCGCCGGACCGGGGCGGCCCGTGACCCGCTGCTGCGGGACCGGCTGGCGCGGGCGTGGATCGAGCTGGAGATCATGCGGTTCAACGCGCTGCGCACGATGCGTTCACTGGCGGACGGGGAGCCGGGGCCGGAGGTCTCCATCGCCAAGCTGTACTGGTCGGAGTGGCACCGCAGGCTGGGCGAGCTGGCGGTGGACGTGCAGGGCGCGGCGGGGCTGCTGACCGAGCCCGCCCCGCCGGACCGCTACGAGCCGACCGACGCGCAGCGGTTGTTCCTGTTCAGCCGCGCCGACACGATCTACGCCGGGTCGAGCGAGATCCAGCGCACCATCATCGGCGAGCGGACGCTGGGGCTGCCCCGCGAGCCGCGCGGCTAG
- a CDS encoding GTP-binding protein: MSSGRSDGGPRLALKILVAGGFGVGKTTLVASVSEIRPLRTEEYLTDAGVGVDDTSGVEAKTTTTVAMDFGRITLRDGVVIYLFGTPGQDRFWFMWNELSRGAIGAVVLADTRRLTASFGAIDYFEQRRIPFIVAVNCFDGAYQYSLAEIRDALDVDPHVPVLTCDARRRESAKEVLITLIEHAASLAAAAS; encoded by the coding sequence ATGAGCTCCGGACGCTCTGACGGCGGCCCCCGGCTGGCGCTGAAGATCCTGGTGGCCGGGGGCTTCGGGGTCGGCAAGACCACCCTGGTCGCCAGCGTCAGCGAGATCCGGCCGCTGCGCACCGAGGAGTACCTGACCGACGCGGGCGTCGGCGTGGACGACACCTCCGGGGTGGAGGCCAAGACCACCACCACCGTGGCGATGGACTTCGGCCGGATCACGCTGCGCGACGGCGTGGTCATCTACCTGTTCGGCACGCCGGGCCAGGACCGGTTCTGGTTCATGTGGAACGAGCTGTCGCGCGGCGCGATCGGGGCGGTGGTGCTGGCCGACACCCGCAGGCTGACCGCCAGCTTCGGGGCGATCGACTACTTCGAGCAGCGCCGGATCCCGTTCATCGTGGCGGTCAACTGCTTCGACGGCGCCTACCAGTACAGCCTGGCCGAGATCCGCGACGCGCTGGACGTGGACCCGCACGTGCCGGTGCTGACCTGCGACGCCCGGCGGCGGGAGTCGGCCAAGGAGGTCCTGATCACCCTCATCGAGCACGCGGCGAGCCTGGCCGCCGCCGCGTCCTGA
- the rimP gene encoding ribosome maturation factor RimP, which produces MSVESGRGRARRASSRPERRAPGGGASRAELVAELTRLVAPLAAAEGMDLEEVDVRPAGRRRLVRIVVDADGGVSLDDVATLNQAVSARLDETDLMGTAPYVLEVTSPGVDRPLTEPRHWRRAVGRLVRTALADGGQVEGRVVAADDDAVVLEVAGRRRRFGHGELGRGRVQVEFRRAEGTAPADGEADGEASDDELADLGADEAGN; this is translated from the coding sequence ATGAGCGTCGAATCCGGCCGTGGCCGCGCTCGGCGGGCCTCGTCCCGCCCGGAGCGGCGGGCCCCCGGCGGCGGCGCCTCGCGCGCCGAACTAGTGGCCGAGCTGACCCGGCTGGTGGCGCCGCTGGCCGCCGCGGAGGGCATGGACCTGGAGGAGGTCGACGTCCGTCCGGCCGGACGGCGCCGGCTGGTGCGGATCGTGGTGGACGCCGACGGCGGGGTCAGCCTGGACGACGTGGCGACCCTGAACCAGGCGGTGTCGGCCAGGCTGGACGAGACCGACCTGATGGGCACCGCCCCGTACGTGCTGGAGGTCACCTCGCCCGGGGTGGACCGTCCGCTGACCGAGCCGCGGCACTGGCGCCGCGCGGTCGGCCGGCTGGTGCGCACCGCGCTGGCCGACGGCGGCCAGGTCGAGGGGCGGGTGGTCGCCGCCGACGACGACGCGGTGGTGCTGGAGGTCGCCGGGCGGCGGCGCCGCTTCGGCCATGGCGAGCTGGGCCGGGGCAGGGTGCAGGTGGAGTTCCGCCGCGCGGAGGGGACCGCCCCGGCGGACGGTGAGGCGGACGGCGAGGCGTCCGACGATGAGCTCGCCGACCTGGGAGCCGACGAGGCCGGGAACTGA
- a CDS encoding DUF742 domain-containing protein — translation MQPPSDHPPERWLDEAAGPLVRPYALTGGRARPRGEPLDIVTILIATGLPVPARVRLTREQQRLLSLCRRPYTVADLASELNLPLGVVGVLVEELLEHRLIEVTRPMAAARPDPGLLRRVIDELRTL, via the coding sequence ATGCAGCCACCCTCGGATCACCCGCCCGAGCGCTGGCTCGACGAGGCGGCGGGGCCGCTGGTGCGCCCGTACGCGCTGACCGGTGGGCGGGCCCGGCCGCGCGGCGAGCCGCTGGACATCGTGACGATCCTGATCGCCACCGGCCTGCCGGTGCCCGCCCGGGTCCGGCTGACCCGCGAGCAGCAGCGGCTGCTGTCGCTGTGCCGGCGGCCCTACACCGTCGCCGACCTGGCCTCGGAGCTGAACCTGCCGCTGGGGGTGGTCGGGGTGCTGGTCGAGGAGTTGCTGGAGCACCGGCTGATCGAGGTGACCCGTCCGATGGCGGCGGCCCGGCCCGATCCCGGCCTGCTGAGGAGGGTGATCGATGAGCTCCGGACGCTCTGA
- a CDS encoding HAD family hydrolase — protein sequence MAVDAVIFDWGGTLTPWHDIELGEIWRRICAAHLDPHEVEETAGRLLAAEEELWRRSREEHRSATLDELFEIAGVRPSEAMLAAKFQAWEPHTFIDPDAPALLEHLRSRGIRVGVLSNTIWSREWHERIFDRDGVLPLIDGAVYSSEIPWTKPHAEAFRAAMDAVGADDPARCVFVGDRPFEDVHGAKTAGMRAVQVWHGTADRLPGTRPDLTPPDVVVHRLADLKTHIDAWHG from the coding sequence ATGGCGGTGGACGCGGTGATCTTCGACTGGGGCGGCACGCTCACCCCCTGGCACGACATCGAGCTCGGCGAGATCTGGCGGCGGATCTGCGCGGCCCACCTCGACCCGCACGAGGTCGAGGAGACCGCCGGCCGGCTGCTGGCCGCCGAGGAGGAGCTGTGGCGCCGCTCCCGCGAGGAGCACCGCAGCGCCACCCTCGACGAGCTGTTCGAGATCGCCGGCGTCCGGCCGAGCGAGGCGATGCTGGCCGCCAAGTTCCAGGCCTGGGAGCCGCACACCTTCATCGACCCCGACGCCCCGGCCCTGCTGGAGCACCTGCGGTCGCGCGGCATCAGGGTCGGGGTGCTGTCCAACACCATCTGGTCCCGCGAGTGGCACGAACGGATCTTCGACCGCGACGGCGTGCTCCCGCTCATCGACGGCGCCGTCTACAGCAGCGAGATCCCCTGGACCAAGCCGCACGCCGAGGCGTTCCGCGCCGCCATGGACGCGGTCGGCGCGGATGACCCCGCCCGCTGCGTGTTCGTCGGCGACCGCCCCTTCGAGGACGTCCACGGCGCCAAGACCGCGGGCATGCGCGCGGTCCAGGTCTGGCACGGCACCGCCGACCGCCTCCCCGGCACCCGTCCCGACCTGACCCCGCCCGACGTGGTCGTCCACCGCCTGGCCGACCTCAAGACCCACATCGACGCCTGGCACGGCTGA
- a CDS encoding MaoC family dehydratase, with amino-acid sequence MTTRVHIDDLAGLAGKDLGASSWLEVPQSRIDTFADATDDHQWIHVDPERAKEGPFGGAIAHGFLTLSLFIPMFTELLDVDGVTTKVNYGLNKVRFPAPVPAGSRIRLAARVADAREVAGNGVQITVDGTVEIEGGSKPACVLQSVSRFYR; translated from the coding sequence GTGACCACCCGTGTGCACATCGACGACCTCGCCGGCCTGGCCGGGAAGGACCTGGGCGCGAGCTCCTGGCTGGAGGTCCCGCAGAGCCGCATCGACACCTTCGCCGACGCCACCGACGACCACCAGTGGATCCATGTGGACCCCGAACGGGCCAAGGAGGGGCCGTTCGGCGGCGCCATCGCCCACGGCTTCCTGACGCTGTCGCTGTTCATCCCGATGTTCACCGAGCTGCTGGACGTGGACGGTGTCACCACCAAGGTCAACTACGGGCTGAACAAGGTCCGCTTCCCGGCCCCGGTGCCGGCCGGCTCCCGCATCCGCCTGGCCGCCCGGGTCGCCGACGCCCGTGAGGTCGCCGGGAACGGCGTGCAGATCACCGTCGACGGCACCGTGGAGATCGAGGGCGGGAGCAAGCCCGCCTGCGTGCTGCAGAGCGTGTCCCGCTTCTACCGCTGA
- a CDS encoding roadblock/LC7 domain-containing protein, whose amino-acid sequence MTGVTAELGWLLDDLVDRVGQIRKAIVLSRDGLVMGSSRGVSREEGEYLAALAAGFHSLAVGAGPHLACGEVRQTIVEMEGGLFFVVPAGSGSCLALLSDSDANAGLVAYEMTMLVKRVRKQLSTAPRPTTG is encoded by the coding sequence TTGACCGGAGTCACCGCAGAGCTGGGCTGGCTGCTGGACGATCTGGTGGACCGGGTCGGCCAGATCCGCAAGGCGATCGTGCTGTCGCGGGACGGGCTGGTGATGGGCTCCTCCCGGGGGGTCTCCCGGGAGGAGGGCGAGTACCTGGCTGCGCTGGCCGCCGGGTTCCACAGCCTGGCGGTGGGCGCCGGACCGCATCTGGCCTGCGGCGAGGTGCGGCAGACCATCGTGGAGATGGAGGGCGGGCTGTTCTTCGTGGTGCCGGCGGGCAGCGGGAGCTGCCTGGCGCTGCTCAGCGACTCCGACGCCAATGCCGGGCTGGTCGCCTACGAGATGACGATGCTGGTCAAGCGGGTGCGCAAGCAGCTGTCCACGGCGCCCCGGCCGACCACCGGGTGA
- a CDS encoding ferritin-like domain-containing protein has protein sequence MSRTVDALQGALAAEHAAVYGYGTVGARLDGGDRETARIVMNAHRARRDELAAYISARGARPVAAAAAYRLPVRVASPQTAAQLAAVLEDRALGAYLGLAGVDEPELRRYAALAMQEAAGRAVAWRRAAGGSSTVGAFPGLPPDALYPRR, from the coding sequence ATGAGCCGCACGGTCGACGCGCTGCAGGGCGCGCTGGCCGCCGAGCACGCCGCCGTCTACGGCTACGGCACGGTGGGCGCGCGGCTGGACGGCGGCGACCGGGAGACCGCCCGGATCGTCATGAACGCCCACCGGGCCCGCCGCGACGAGCTCGCGGCCTATATATCCGCGCGCGGCGCCCGTCCGGTCGCGGCGGCCGCGGCGTACCGGCTCCCGGTACGGGTCGCCTCACCGCAGACGGCCGCCCAGCTCGCAGCCGTTCTGGAGGACCGCGCCCTGGGCGCCTACCTGGGCCTGGCCGGCGTCGACGAGCCGGAGCTGCGGCGTTACGCGGCCCTGGCGATGCAGGAGGCCGCCGGTCGCGCGGTCGCCTGGCGGCGGGCCGCGGGCGGTTCCTCCACGGTCGGCGCCTTCCCCGGTCTCCCGCCGGACGCCCTGTACCCCCGCCGGTAG
- the nusA gene encoding transcription termination factor NusA, translating into MAALRSLESEKDISLDLVVKAIEDAMLIAYHRTEGAAPKARVELDRKTGHVTVWAAETDDEGNVLREYDDTPEGFSRIAATTAKQVILQKLRDAEDEVTFGEYSGREGDIVSGVIQQGKDPRNVLVDLGRIEAILPPAEQVPGESYEHGDRLRAYVVQVRKGHRGPSVQLSRTHPNLVRKLFALEVPEIADGTVEIAAIAREAGHRTKIAVRSRKPGVNAKGACIGPMGSRVRNVMHELRGEKIDIVDWSEDPAEFVGNALSPARVTSVQVVDEAARVARVIVPDYQLSLAIGKEGQNARLAARLTGWRIDIRPDTEQPAATDRSGSDTSGSSTEHATGPADASAR; encoded by the coding sequence ATGGCCGCACTGCGCAGCCTGGAGAGCGAGAAGGACATCTCGCTCGATCTGGTCGTCAAGGCCATCGAGGACGCCATGCTCATCGCCTACCACCGCACGGAGGGGGCGGCGCCCAAGGCGCGGGTGGAGCTGGACCGCAAGACCGGGCACGTCACGGTGTGGGCGGCCGAGACCGACGACGAGGGCAACGTCCTGCGGGAATACGACGACACTCCGGAGGGTTTCTCCCGTATCGCGGCGACCACGGCCAAGCAGGTCATCCTGCAGAAGCTGCGGGACGCCGAGGACGAGGTGACGTTCGGCGAGTACTCGGGCCGGGAGGGGGACATCGTCTCCGGAGTGATCCAGCAGGGCAAGGACCCGCGCAACGTGCTGGTCGACCTGGGCCGCATCGAGGCGATCCTGCCGCCCGCCGAGCAGGTGCCCGGCGAGTCCTACGAGCACGGCGACCGGCTGCGGGCGTACGTGGTGCAGGTCCGCAAGGGCCACCGGGGTCCGTCGGTGCAGCTGTCGCGCACCCACCCCAACCTGGTCCGCAAGCTGTTCGCGCTGGAGGTGCCCGAGATCGCCGACGGCACCGTGGAGATCGCGGCGATCGCCCGGGAGGCCGGGCATCGCACCAAGATCGCGGTGCGCTCCCGCAAGCCCGGGGTGAACGCCAAGGGCGCCTGCATCGGCCCGATGGGCAGCCGGGTGCGCAACGTGATGCACGAGCTGCGCGGCGAGAAGATCGACATCGTCGACTGGTCGGAGGACCCGGCCGAGTTCGTCGGCAACGCGCTGTCGCCCGCCCGGGTGACCAGCGTGCAGGTGGTCGACGAGGCGGCCCGGGTGGCCCGGGTGATCGTGCCCGACTACCAGCTGTCGCTGGCGATCGGCAAGGAGGGCCAGAACGCCCGGCTGGCCGCCCGGCTGACCGGCTGGCGGATCGACATCCGGCCGGACACCGAGCAGCCGGCGGCCACCGATCGGAGCGGGTCCGATACGTCCGGATCAAGTACGGAGCATGCGACAGGTCCCGCCGACGCGTCGGCGCGGTAG